A window of the Motacilla alba alba isolate MOTALB_02 chromosome 17, Motacilla_alba_V1.0_pri, whole genome shotgun sequence genome harbors these coding sequences:
- the TBC1D13 gene encoding TBC1 domain family member 13, producing the protein MPLPAQRFQPERLCGARGRGAGAAMSRLHQSRIADFQEVLGEPTVALTKLRELCFSGIPFDGGLRCLCWKILLNYLPLEKALWSSLLKKQRDLYSQFLKEMIIQPGIAKANLGVSREDVTLEDHPLNPNPDSRWNTYFKDNEVLLQIDKDVRRLYPDMAFFQRPTDYPCLLILDPQNEFETLRRRVEQTTLKSQTVARNRSGVTNVSSPLKSTPSSLSKYEVLPNGCEAHWEVVERILFIYAKLNPGIAYVQGMNEIVGPLYYTFATDPNSEWKEHAEADTFFCFTNLMAEIRDNFIKSLDDSQCGITYKMEKVYSTLKEKDVELYLKLQEQNIKPQFFAFRWLTLLLSQEFLLPDVIRIWDSLFADDKRFDFLLLVCCAMLTLIRDQLLEGDFTLNMRLLQDYPISDVHLILKKAKELQDSK; encoded by the exons ATGCCCCTCCCCGCGCAGCGTTTCCAGCCGGAGCGTTTATGCGGCGCGCGGGGAAGGGGCGCCGGGGCCGCCATGTCGCGGCTGCACCAGAGCAG GATCGCGGACTTCCAGGAGGTGCTCGGCGAACCCACGGTGGCTCTGACCAAGCTCCGCGAGCTGTGCTTCAGCG GAATTCCCTTTGATGGTGGGCTGCGCTGCCTGTGCTGGAAG ATACTCCTGAACTACCTCCCTTTAGAGAAAGCCTTATGGAGCTCTTTGCTGAAGAAACAGAG gGATCTGTATTCCCAGTTCCTAAAAGAAATGATTATCCAGCCTGGGATTGCCAAGGCCAACCTGGGTGTTTCCAGGGAAGATGTGACCTTAGAAGATCAC cctCTCAATCCAAATCCAGACAGTCGATGGAACACTTACTTCAAGGATAACGAAGTGCTCCTGCAGATAGACAAAGATGTCAG GAGGCTGTACCCTGACATGGCGTTTTTCCAGCGCCCCACGGATTATCCCTGCCTGTTGATCCTGGACCCCCAGAACGAGTTTGAGACGCTGCGCAGGCGCGTGGAGCAGACCACGCTCAAGTCGCAGACGGTGGCACGGAACCGCAGCGGGGTGACAAAt GTGAGCTCCCCTCTGaagagcacccccagctctctgagCAAGTACGAAGTTCTGCCCAATGGCTGTGAAGCTCACTGGGAGGTGGTGGAGAGGATCCTGTTCATCTATGCCAAGCTGAACCCTGGGATAGCCTATGTCCAGGGCATGAATGAAATCGTGGGGCCTCTTTACTACACCTTTGCTACAGACCCTAACAGTGAATGGAAAG agcATGCTGAAGCagacacatttttctgctttaccaATCTAATGGCTGAAATTCGGGACAACTTCATTAAGAGCCTGGATGATTCTCAGTGTGGTATTACCTACAAAATGGAGAAGGTGTACTCCACCCTGAAGGAAAAAGATGTGGAGCTGTATTTGAAACTG CAAGAACAGAACATCAAACCCCAGTTCTTTGCCTTCCGCTGGCTGACGTTGCTCTTGTCCCAAGAGTTCCTGCTGCCAGATGTCATCCGCATCTGGGACTCCCTCTTTGCTGACGACAAGCGCTTCGATTTCCTCCTGCTCGTCTGTTGTGCCATGTTGAC ACTCATCCGGGATCAGTTGCTGGAAGGAGACTTCACTCTGAACATGAGGCTGCTACAG GATTATCCTATCTCTGATGTTCATCTGATTTTGAAGAAGGCAAAGGAACTTCAAGATTCCAAATAG
- the ZER1 gene encoding protein zer-1 homolog, translated as MASDSPESLMTLCTDYCLRNLEGTLCYLLDNETLRLHPDIFLPSEICDKLVNEYVELVKTDSIFEPHESFFTLFSDPRSTRLARIHLREHIVQDQDLEAIRKQDLIELYLTNCEKLTAKSLQTLVSFSHTLISLSLFGCSNIFYEEENPGGCEDDCLVNPTRQVLVKDFTFEGFSRLRILNLGRLIEGVNVETLLRPLASLAALDLSGIQLNDVGFLTQWKDSLVSLVLYNMDLSEEHIQVIAQLRKLRHLDISRDHLSSYYKFKLTRRVLNLFVENLVNLTSLDISGHTMLENCTIPSMEEKMGQTSIEPAKSSIAPFRGLKRPLQFLGLFETSLCRLTHIPAYKVSGDKNEEQVLNAIEAYTEHRPEITSRAINLLFDIARIERCSQLLRALQLVITALKCHKDDKNIQVTGSAALFYLTNSEYRMEQSVKLRRQVIQVVLNGMESYQEVTVQRNCCLTLCNFSIPEELEFQYRRVNELLLNILNQSRQDESIQRIAVHLCNALVCQVDNDHKEAVGKMGFVMTMLKLIQKKLADKTCDQVMEFSWSALWNITDETPDNCEMFLNYSGMKLFLECLKEFPEKQELHRNMLGLLGNVAEVKELRPQLMTSQFISVFSNLLESKADGIEVSYNACGVLSHIMFDGLEAWGICEPHREEVVKRMWAAIQSWDINSRRNINYRSFEPILRLLPQGISPVSQHWATWALYNLVSVYPDKYCPLLIKEGGIPLLKDMIKMASARQETKEMARKVIEHCSNFKEENMDTSR; from the exons ATGGCATCTGACAGTCCTGAGTCGCTGATGACCTTGTGCACTGATTACTGCCTTCGCAACCTGGAGGGGACTCTCTGCTACCTCCTGGACAACGAAACGCTGCGGCTCCATCCCGACATCTTCCTGCCAAGCGAGATCTGTGACAAGCTTGTCAACGA GTACGTGGAGCTGGTGAAGACAGACAGCATCTTTGAACCCCATGAAAGCTTCTTCACCCTCTTCTCAGACCCACGGAGCACCAGGCTAGCTCGGATCCACCTGCGGGAACACATTGTGCAGGACCAGGACCTGGAGGCCATCAGGAAGCAG gATCTTATTGAGCTCTACCTGACTAACTGTGAGAAGCTGACAGCCAAGAGCCTGCAAACCTTGGTGAGCTTCAGCCACACACTGATCTCCCTGAGCCTCTTTGGCTGCAGCAATATCTTCTACGAGGAGGAGAACCCCGGGGGCTGTGAGGACGACTGCCTGGTGAACCCCACTCGCCAGGTCTTGGTCAAGGACTTCACTTTTGAAGGCTTCAGCCGCCTGCGCATCCTGAACCTGGGCCGCCTGATCGAGGGCGTGAACGTGGAGACTCTGCTGCGGCCCCTGGCCTCCCTTGCGGCTCTCGACCTTTCTGGGATCCAGCTGAACGATGTGGGATTCCTGACCCAGTGGAAGGACAGTCTGGTTTCCTTAGTGCTTTACAACATGGACCTTTCAGAGGAGCACATCCAAGTGATTGCGCAGCTGCGCAAGCTCAG GCACCTGGATATCTCCCGAGACCATCTGTCCAGTTACTACAAGTTCAAGCTGACCCGGCGGGTTCTAAACTTGTTTGTGGAAAACCTGGTGAACCTCACTTCGCTCGACATCTCAGGGCACACCATGCTGGAGAACTGCACTATCCCCAGCATGGAGGAGAAGATGGGCCAGACCAG CATTGAgccagcaaagagcagcattGCTCCCTTCCGGGGTCTGAAACGACCGCTGCAGTTCTTGGGCCTTTTTGAAACATCCCTCTGCCGCCTGACCCATATTCCAGCCTACAAG GTGAGTGGAGACAAGAACGAAGAGCAAGTCCTGAATGCCATTGAGGCTTACACCGAGCACCGGCCGGAGATCACTTCCCGGGCCATCAACCTGCTCTTCGACATTGCCCGCATCGAGCgctgcagccagctgctgaGAGCCCTCCAG CTGGTGATCACAGCGCTCAAGTGCCACAAGGATGACAAAAACATCCAGGTGACAGGCAGCGCCGCGCTGTTCTACTTGACCAACTCCGAGTACCGCATGGAGCAGAGCGTGAAGCTGCGGCGCCAGGTCATCCAGGTGGTGCTCAACGGCATGGAGTCCTACCAGGAGGTCACA GTCCAGCGGAACTGCTGCCTGACCCTGTGTAACTTCAGCATTCCCGAGGAGCTGGAGTTCCAGTACCGCCGAGTGAACGAGCTGCTGCTGAACATCCTCAACCAGAGCCGGCAGGACGAGTCCATCCAGCGCATCGCTGTGCACCTCTGCAACGCCCTGGTCTGCCAGGTGGACAACGACCACAAAGAAGCTGTGGGCAAGATGGGGTTTGTCATG ACAATGCTAAAGTTGATTCAGAAGAAGTTGGCTGATAAAACG TGTGATCAGGTGATGGAGTTCTCCTGGAGTGCCCTCTGGAACATCACTGATGAGACCCCAGATAACTGTGAGATGTTCCTTAACTACAGTGGCATGAAACTGTTCTTGGAGTGCTTGAAA GAGTTCCCAGAGAAACAGGAGCTGCACCGCAAcatgctggggctgctgggcaaCGTGGCAGAAGTGAAGGAGCTCCGCCCGCAGCTCATGACCTCCCAGTTCATCAGTGTGTTCAG CAACCTGCTGGAGAGCAAAGCTGATGGGATTGAGGTGTCGTATAATGCCTGTGGAGTGCTCTCCCATATCATGTTTGATGGTTTAGAGGCCTGGGGGATCTGTGAGCCTCATAGAGAAGAAGTTGTGAAGAGGATGTGGGCAGCCATCCAGAGCTGGGATATCAACTCCAGGAGAAATATCAACTACAG GTCATTTGAACCAATCCTTCGACTTCTTCCACAAGGGATCTCCCCAGTCAGCCAGCACTGGGCCACCTGGGCACTCTATAACCTGGTCTCTGTCTACC ctgacaAGTACTGCCCACTGCTGATCAAAGAAGGAGGGATTCCTCTCCTGAAGGACATGATTAAAATGGCCTCAGCACGACAAGAGACCAAGGAAATGGCCCG GAAAGTTATAGAGCACTGCAGTAACTTTAAGGAGGAGAACATGGACACTTCCAGATAG